GGTCTTGATGTCCAGCCGCGGCAGGCTGCCGAGCAGGCCCAGCGTGTAGGGCATGCGCGGGGTGTAGAAGATGTCGTCGACCGTGCCGGACTCGACCACCTTGCCCGCGTACATGACCTGCACCCGGTCCGCCTGTCCGGCGATGACACCGAGGTCGTGGGTGATCAGCACCATGGCGGCGCCGGTCTCCTGCTTCGCCGCCTGCAGCGCGTCCAGGACCTGCGCCTGCACGGTCACGTCCAGCGCGGTGGTCGGCTCGTCGGCGATGATCACCTCGGGCCGGTTGGCGATCGCGATCGCGATCACCACGCGCTGCCGCATGCCACCGGAGAGCTGGTGCGGGTACTCCGTCGCCCGCTGCTTCGGGTTCGGGATGCGGACCAGGTCGAGCAGCTCCACGGCCTCCTTGCGGGCCACGTCCCGGCGCACGTCGTGGTGCGCGGTGATGGCCTCGGCGATCTGGTCGCCCACCGGGTACACCGGGTTGAGCGAGGTCATCGGGTCCTGGAAGACCATCGCGATGCCGCTGCCGCGGACCCGGGTCATCTCCTTCTCGGAGATCTCGAGCAGGTTCTGGCCCTTGAAGTCAATCCGGCCCTCGACCCGCGCGGTCCGGGGCAGCAGGCCCATGACCGCCATCGAGGTCACCGATTTGCCGGAACCGGACTCACCGACCACGCCCAGCACCTCGCCGCGGCCGAGCTGGTAGCTCACGCCGCGGACGGCCTGCACCGGGCCGTCGTCGCTGGGGAACGTGACGGACAGGTCCTCCACCGAGAGGACGGGATCGGCCGTCGTCCGGTCGTCGAACGAAGTCATGCGCGCACCTTCGTCTGCTGGGGGTCGAACGCGTCGCGGAGCCCGTCCCCGATGAAGTTGATCGTCAGCGCGATCAGGATGATGAACAGGCCCGGGAAGTAGAACAGCCACGGGCGGGTGTCGACCGCGGTCTGCGCGGCGCTCACCAGCAGGCCGAGCGAGGTGTCCGGCGGCCGCACGCCGAAGCCGAGGAACGACAGCGCGGTCTCCAGCAGGATGCCGATGGACACCAGGATGGTCGCGTTCACGATCACCGAGCCCAGTGCGTTCGGCACGAGGTGCCGGAAGATGATCCGGGCGTCGCCGGCGCCGAGGGCGCGGGCCGCCTCGACGAACTCCTTCTCCCGCAGCGACAGCACCACGCCACGGGCGACCCGGGACACGTAGGCCCAGTACAGGCCGGCGATGACGACCGCGATCAGCCACCAGCTGCCGCCCACGTTGTGCGCGAGCACGGCGGCGACGGCGAGCAGCGGCAGCGTGAGCACCAGGTCGGAGATGCGCATCAGCACGGTGTCGATCCAGCCGCGGTAGTACCCGGCGACCGCACCCCAGATCGTGCCGACGACCGTCGAGAAGATCGCCACCAGCACGGAGATCTGCAGCGAGATCTGGGTGCCGCGCAGGACGTTCGCGAGCATGTCCTTGCCGACTGCATCGGTGCCGAACGGGTGCGCCCCCGACGGCGGCTGCGAGTTGTCGGGCGTGATGTCGTCCGGCCCGTACTTCCACAGCCAGCCGCCGACGTAGGCCAGCAGCACGATCAGCAGCAGGAGGACGAGGCTGGCCACGGCCAGCCGGTGCTGCAGGAACCGGCGCAGGACGAGCTGGAACTGGCCGCGTTCCCGGACGGTGAACTCGCGCTCGACCTGCGGTTTCGGCGCGTTGTCCGCGAGCTGGGCGGTCGCGGCGGTCTCGGTGGTTGAGCGCTCAGGCATGGCGGATCCTCGGGTCGAGCACGCCGTACAGCAGGTCGGCGACAAGGTTGAACAGGATGACGAAGGTCGCCGAGATGAGCAGCCACGCTTCGACGGCGTACACGTCGCTCTGGGAGATGGCGTCGAGCAGGAAGCTGCCCGCGCCCTGCCACTGGAACACCTTCTCGGTCACGACGGCGCCGGAGATGATGGACGCCAGGTCCAGTGCGGTGACCGTGGTCAGCGGGATGAGGGCGTTGCGGAGCGCGTGGCGCCGCATCACCACGCCGCGCGACAGGCCCTTGGCGCGGGCGAGCCGCACGTAGTCGCTGTTGAGCACCTCGAGCATGGACCCGCGCTGGAACCGGCTCCACGACGCGTAGGAGATCAGCGCCAGCGAAATGGTCGGCAGGATCATGTGCCCCAGTACGTCGCCGAGGTGGGCCCAGAAGCCGCCCTGCACGTAGATCGAGCTCGCGCCGATGGTGTAGAAGACCTGGCCGCCGGTGCTGTTGTTGATCGAAATCCCGGCCTGCTTGAGGAGCACCGCGAGCCAGAACGCGGGCATCGACAGGAAGAGGAAACCGAAGAAGGTGGCCGTGTAGTCCAGCTTCGAGTACTGCTTCACGGCGCTCACGGCACCGACGACGATCGCCAGGATCAGCGCGATGATCATCGCGAGGAAGATCAGGCGGAAGGTGACGCCGAAGCGGGAGAGGATCTCGTGCCCGATGTCCGTCGTGGAGTTCACGGACGGGCCGAAGTCACCGCGGAAGATGCCGGTGATCCAGTTCCAGTAGCGCTCCATGAGCGGCTGGTCCAGGTGCAGCCGGTGGGCTTCGGCAGCCAGGGTCTGCGGTGGTGGGGGTGGGTTCCGCGTGATGAGGGGATCGAGCGGGTTGGCCGACAGCGACACCATCACGAAGACGAGGAACGTCGACAGGACGAGGATCGGCACCGACACGAGCAGCCGGCGCAAGGCGAAGGCGAGCATGGAGGTCTTCCTGCTGAAGTGCGACCAGCACGCCGCTCGTGACGGCGGAACCGGGCGGCGCGATCTGTCGAGTTGTGGTGGACGAGTGAGGGGCGGGGGTGGGGGAGACCGGCGCCGCCGGCCTCCCCCCGACATTACTTCTCGGTAATGTACTCCCGTCCAGGCGATCAGCCCTTCCGGATGCCCCATTCCTGCATGTTGTAGACCGGCCCGTCGAGGGTCGAGTTGTTGCGAACGTTGGCGACGTTGTCGTACGACGCGATGAAGGTCGGCTTCTGGTACAGCGGAAGCACGTACGCGTCCTCGGACATCAGCTGGTCGGCCTGGTTGAGCGCGTCGGTCGCCTTGGCCTGGTCGGTCTCGGTGTTGGACTGCGCGATCAGGCTGTCGACCTGCGGGTTGCTGTACTTGCCGTAGTTGCTGGCGGACCCGCTGGGCCAGTTCTGCGCGGCGTTGTTGAACGGGAACGGCGAGGCGACCCACGCGAACACGATCACGTCGAAGTCACCGCTGCTGGTCGTCTTGCCCAGGGAGTCGGTCGGCACGATGTCGACCTTGACGCCCAGCTGGCTAGCGGCCTGCTGGAACAGCTCGCACTCGTTCTGGCGGATCTGGTTGCCCACCGTGTAGCGCATGCGCAGGGTCGGCACCGGCGCACCGCTCGGGTCGATCAGCTGGTTGCCCTGCAGCTTGTAGCCGGCGCCGGTGAGGATCTGCTTCGCCTTGTTGATGTCACCGGAACCCTGGCCGGTGGCGGACACGACGTCCTTGTAACCCTCCTGGCCTGGCACGAAGTTGTGGCTCCCCAGCGGCTTCACCTTGTTGGTGAACTGGCCGACGGTCTTGTTGATCGTGGCCTGGACATCGACCGCGGTGAACAGCGCCTGACGCAGTGCCTTGTTGGCCAGCGCCGGGTTCTTCAGGTTGAAGTCGATGTGCTCCCAGGTGAGGCCGAGGCCGATGTAGGAGGACACGCCCGGGATGTTGCGCACCTGGTTGACCAGGTCGACCTGCGGCTGCGGGTAGATGACCTGCACCTCGTGGTTCTGCAGGGCCGTCGGCTCTTGCGAGGCGTCGGTGATGATCCGGAAGATCACCCGCGACAGGTGCGGCTTGGCGCCCCACCAGGACGGGTTCGGCACCATCGTCAGCGACACGTTGTTCTGGAAGTTGTCCACCTTCCAGGGGCCGCCGGACCAGGTCGGAACGGTCTCGCCGAACCACTTGTACGACTCGGCCAGGCCGGCCGGGCTGTTCAGGTCACCGTGCTGGGCGGCCAGGTGCGCGGGGTAGATCGCGCCGCTCGAGCTCCACAGGTTCTTCCAGTCGGTGTACGGCTTGGCGAAGGTCACGGTGACCGTCTTGCCGTTGTCCGAGCCGACCACCGAGGAGATCTGCTCGTAACCGGAGGTGTTGGCGGGCGCGCAGTCCGGGCAGTCCTTGCCGTTCTGGACCTTCCAGTTGTAGATGAAGTCGTCGGCGTTGAACGGGGTGCCGTCGGACCAGACCGCCTTCGGGTTGAGCTTGTAGACCACCGTCTGCGGGTTCGTGCTGGTGATGTCCGCCGAGGTCACGAAGTCCGGGTTGAGGACCGGCTTGAGGTCCGGCGACGTGTAGTAGGTGTAGGGCAGCAGGCCCTTGGTCACCATCCCGGTCTCGAAGACGTTGCCTTCGGCCGAGGTGACGTTCCAGTTCGCGATGTTCTTCTCGATCGCCATCGTGACGTCACCGCCGTCCTGCAACTGGTCGGCGGCGGCCGAGTTGCAGGTGTTCGGGCTGGAGTCGCACTGGGCGAAGGCCTGCCCCGTCTGCACGCCGCTGTTGCCCCCACCGCCACCGCCGCACGCGGCGAGGACCAGCGCTGCGGTCGCGGCCAGCGCGCCGATACCGGCGGCGCGTGACTTCGTCTTCCCTAACATTCATTCTCCTTGCTCGACGCCGTCGTGGGTTCCGAGGCGGCCTCGTCCTGTGGCGGCGAACTGTCGAGGTGATCGAGTTTGCTCACCGTAGTCGTGCAACGTAGGCAGAGGAACAGCTCAAGCGGCCACTCAGCGTGAGATTGTGATGGAACAGTGACGCGCGGTCTCTCACTCGAACGGGTGACATAGGCCACCGCTCGTGGTTGCCGGACCTGCCCCCCGGAACTCGGCGCACGGCCACCCCTTCGTGGATATCCCCTGCTACGGCGCGGTGCGTAGCTCGGGGGAGAATAACCGACGGATCCCACTTTGTGGACCCCGCGAAAGGAGTAGTCACAAGCCTGTGACCGCAACGCCACACAATCGCCGAATTAACCTGATTCCGTGACCACTACCGCTGACCGCCGGCTTCTCCTCGTGCACGCCCACCCCGACGACGAGAGCATCACCACCGGTGGGACCATCGCCCGCTACGCCGCAGAAGGTGTCGACGTAACCCTCGTGACCTGCACACTTGGCGAGGAGGGGGAGATCATTCCGAAGGGTCTGGACCAGCTCGGCGCGTGGGCGGGGGACCAGCTCGGCGGCTACCGGTCCGGGGAGCTCGCGGCGGCCGGACGGGCACTGGGGTTGACCCGCCAGTGTTATCTGGGGGGTATCGGCCGGTGGCGTGATTCGGGCATGGCGGGCACGCCGTCGGCGGAGCACCCGCGCGCCTTTTCCGGAGGAGATCAACGTGAGCAGGCGGCCCAGTTGCGTGCCGTTCTGGACGAGGTGCGCCCCCAGGTGGTGGTCACCTACGACGCCTTCGGCGGGTACGGGCACCCGGACCACGTCCAGGCACACGCAGTAACCATGATCGCCGCGGCCGATGCCCCGTACGTGCGACGCGTCTTCCACATCGCCGCCTCCCGGGATGCGCTCGCCCGCGGCGTGGCGCGGTTGCGGGAGGAGCCCGGCCTGCCGTGGCGGCTGCCGGCCGACGGCGAGCTGCCCACCACCCCGGACGAGGAGATCACCACCGCGATCGACGTGCGCGGTCACCTCGATGCCAAGATCGCCGCACTGGCCGCGCACGAGACGCAGGTCAGCGTGCGCCCGCCGGCGTTCGCGCTGTCCAACGGCATCGCGCAGCCGATCGGCGAGGTCGAGCACTACGTCCTCGTGCACGGCCCGGCCGAGGGTGCCGGGCACGACCTGTTCGGAGGGCTGTAGGTGTCCAGGCTGGTGCTCGTTCTGCTGGTGATCGACGCGGCCCTGCTGGCGGTGCTCGAGCTGTTCTTCCTGCCGCTCCGCGTCGCCGGGACGATCCCGTTCCCGGTCACCGCGCTGGTCGCGGCGCTCACCACCCCGCTGCTGGTGCGGCTCGCCGGACGGCTCGTCGCGCCACGTGCGGCGTTTGCCCCGCTCGTGGTGTGGGTACTGGTGGTGGTGATCGTCGGGTTGTTCGGGCCCGGCGGTGATCTCGTGCTGCTGCAGGACTGGCGGGCGTTGCTGCTCATCGCCGGCGGGGCACTCCCCGCGGCCATGAGCCTGGGCGGCGTGCTCGCCCTCCCGTCGAAGAGAGGTGCTGCCGGTCGTGGGTGAAGCGATTTCCGATCGCCAGGTCGTCGCCGTGCTACGCCCGGTCGTGCGCGCGTCCGGCCCGGTGCTGCACGCGTTGCGCACGCCCGGCCGCCTGGAAGGGCTCGCGTCGATCCGGTTGCCGGGATCGGCTGCGTGGGAGGCGACGGACCGCGCGGGGCACGTGGACTGGTGGGTCAACCGGCTCGGCCGGCTGACCTCGCTGGTCACCGCGATCCCCGGGCTCGGCGGCGCGCTCGCCGACCGGCTGCCGGTGCAGGACGCGCTCGGCACGGCCGCGCAGGCGCTGCTGCTCACCGCGATCGCGGAGGAGTACGGCGTGCGCGACACCGGGGACAAGGTGCGGCTGGTCGCGTGGGTACTGTTCGGGCGGGACATCGACGCGGCGCTGGCGGCGGGCAAGCACGACGAGTACGACCCGGCCGAGGAGGACGCCGAGACCGCGAAGCTGGCCGGCGAGTTCTCGCAGATGGAGCACCGGCCGCGGCGGATCTCACTCAAGTCCGCGGGCAAGACGCTGTGGCGGATGGGCCGCGCGCTCATGGCGATCACCGGCGAGCTGGAGAAGCGTCCGCACGGCCGGTTCTACCACCGCGCCGTGGGGATGCTGCCGGTGGTCGGTGTGGTCGGGGACTACCTGGGTGAGCGCAGCGGGCTCAAACGGGTCCGCCGCCGCGCGGACGACTGGTTCGCCCGCGCGGCCTGACGCCTAGCGCCAGAACTGGAAGGTCTGGCCGCCGAGCCGGGCCGTGTAGGCGTTGCCGCCGCACACGCCGTAGAGCCAGTACACGACCTCCCAGAACGCGGCTCCGACCGCGGGGACCGCGAACAGCAGGGCGAACAGGATCAGCGGAGCCCACGGGCGGGCCTTCGCGCCGAACTCGCGCGCGTCGGGGGACAGGTAGGGCTCGATCGCGCCGTACCCGTCCAGGCCCGGCACGGGCAGGATGTTCAGCACGAACGTCGCGATCTGCAGCAGGGCCAGGAAGGACAGTCCCACCAGCAGGGTGATGGGCATCGGCACCAGCTGCACCGCCACGGCCAGCACGATGCCGAACAGCAGGTTCGTCAGGGGGCCGGCCAGCGAGGTCCACGACGCGAACGCCCGGTTGCGCAGTGCCCACCGGTTGATCCACACCGCGCCGCCGGGGAGCGGGATCCCGCCGATGACGAGGAAGAGCAGCGGCAGCAACAGGGACAGGACCGGGTCCGTGTAGCGCCGGACGTCCATGTTCAGGTAGCCCTTGGAGACGACCTCGTAGTCACCTCCCTTGTAGGCCACGAAGGCGTGCCCGAACTCGTGCAGCGTGAGGGACAGCGCCCATCCGCCGACGACGAGGATGAAGACGCCCGCCACCGTCATGGTGTCGTCGGTGCGGGGCTCGCCGAACGTCGCGAGTAGGCCACCCACCACGGTGAGTGCGAGAATGCCGAAGAAGACGGGACTGGGTCGGACCGCGGATCGTTGCACGTGGTCCAGTCTCCCGCATCCCGGCGAGTTGATGTTCGGCGTGTCCGCTTGCGCAGCGGGCGGGAAGCATCCCCCAACCTCGCTACTCCGCTTGACCTAGCCTCATTACACGGGTGTAATCACAGTGCTGTTATTCGTTGCTGCAAGGGGGCGACGGGTACGGCGTTGCAAGACCGCCAGCCTGGGGAGTGCGTGGAAGCAGAGGAGGCGGACGTGCGGTTGGAATCCGGCGGAAGGGATTGGGGGAACGTCGTGGAGTGGCGAGAAGGCCCGGAGGTGGAGCTGGGCGAGCTCGTCGACCTCTTCGACAACGACGAGCCCCCCGAGTGGCAGGACCGCGCCTTGTGCGCGCAGACCGACCCCGAGGCGTTCTTCCCGGAGAAGGGCGGCTCGACCCGTGAGGCGAAGCGAATCTGTCAGGGCTGCGAAGTGAAGGGCGAATGCCTGGAGTACGCGCTGGCCCACGACGAGCGCTTCGGCATCTGGGGTGGTCTGTCCGAACGGGAGCGTCGCAAGCTGAAAAAGCGGGCTGTGTAAGGGATTTCACGCCTGCTTCACAACAAGGTGGTAGGTCTTCGGGTGCTCGTTGCGGTGCTCGGGGTGACTGCCGGCTCGGCTAGGCTGGCGCGGCAGAAGATCCTCACCGGTCGCCGCCGCCCACTGGAGAAGCCTTGCCCGACAACGTGACCGTCCCGGACAGGGCCTCGACGGTGGCCAGGATCGCCCCAGCGGTGGGCATTTTCGTGGTTCTCGCCGCGCTGGGACTTTCGGTGAACGCGGGACGGCTCGGCTTCGACCTCGCCGGCGGGCGGCTGTTGCCGGCCGGTTCGCTGAGCGAGGTCTGGTCGGCTTACCTCGCGAACTGGCACCCCGTCGGCGGCGGTACCGCGAGTGCGCCGCCGGCCGCGCTGGCGGTGCTCGGGATCTTCGGGGCGCTCTGCACGCCGCACGGTTTCGTGTCCGTGCTGATGATCGCCGACGCTCCGCTCGCCGGGGTGTCGGCGTACCTCGCGACGCGCCGGCTGCCGGTGCAGCCGTGGGTGCGGGCGGTGACCGCCGGTGCCTACGGACTGCTGCCGGCCGCGACCGCCGCGGTGGCGCAGGGCCGGCTCGACGTCGTGGCGGCCCACATCCTGCTGCCGCCGGTGATCGCCGGGATCGCCGGTCTGCTGGCCGGTCCGGGGCAGCGCTGGCTGCACTCGTCGTCGTTGTGCGCGCTCGGCCTGGCCGTGCTCGGCGCGTTCTCGCCGCTGGCGCACCTGCTGGCGCTCACCGGTCTGGTTGCCGGGTTCGTGGTGCTGCCCTCGCCCGCGCCGTTGCTGAAACGGGCCGCGGCGGTGGTCATCGTGGTGCTGGTGCCGTTGGCGCTGCTGATGCCGTGGCCGGTCGTGCTGGTCAACCACCCGGCGCTGGTGCTGCACGGACTGAGCGGCCCGGGCGACCCGGTCACTGCCGTCGAGCTGGCCGGGCTGGATCCGGGCGGTGCCGGGGCGTGGCCGGCCGGGCTCGCCGTGCTGCTGGCCGCCGTGGTCGCGTTCGCGGTGCGGCCCGGGCGCGGGGCCGCGGCGGGTCTCGCGGTGGTGGTGCTGGGGATCGCGGGCCTGGCGCTGGTGCGGCTGGTGACCGTGACGCCCCTGCAGGGCGGGCCGGTGTCGGCGGGGTTCGCCGGGGTGCCGCTGCTGGTCGCCGGGGCCGGGCTGCTGTGGATCGTGTTGTCCACCTGCCGAGGCGACCTCGGCAAACCCGTGCTGGCCGGTGGGGCGGCGCTGGTCGTCACGCTGGCCGTGGCCTTCGTGGTGGCGGGCAGCGGTGGGCCGCTGCGATCCGGCGGCGGCCCGGCGCTCGCGCAGGACCAGGCCGACGAGCTGGCGCGCACCGGCCGGTCGGTCCTGGTGCTCGGTGGCGGCGGGACACCCGCGATGCAGACGGGCGGCCGGATGCCCCGGTTCGGGGACGACCAGCTGGCGGTGAGCGCGGCAACGCCCACGCGCCTCGCGGGCTGGCAGGAAGCGCTGACGGGTGCCGATCCGGGACGCATCCGGGCGGCGCTGTCCGGCGCCGCGGCGTCCGGCGCGTTGTTCGTGGTGCTCCCGGCGGGCACGGAACCCGGCCCGATCGTGGCGACCGCCCCCGCCCTCGCGTCCCCGGTCGCGCCGACCAGCGACGGACGGGCCGTTTTGCGGTTGCTGGAGCCCGGTGGTCAGGTCGTGCTGATCCCGCCCGGGGTGGCGCGGCAGGCGGTGACGTCCCAGGCCCCCACGAGCACCCTGGGCGTGACACCGGTGGACGCGCAGCTGCCCGACGTGCGGGTGCGGGTGTCTGACGGCGTGCCCGGACGGCTGCTCGTGCTGGCCGCCGAGTACGAGGACGGCTGGCGCGCCCGGGTTGACGGCCGCGCGGTGCCGGTCGTGCCGGCGTGGGGGCACCAGGTGGCGGTCGCGGTGCCGACCGCGCAGGCGGACGTGACCGTGGAGCGCCCCGCCACCCTCCGGGACGTGCTGTTGCTGGTCCAGGTGGCGGCTGCGCTGTTCACCCTGCTCACCGCGGTGCCCACCGGGATCGGCGCGGCCCGCCCGCCGCGGCCGCAGCCGGTGCCGACGACCGGATCGTGAGCGGGCGGGGAGCTACTCGCCCTCGATGACGTCCGGTTCGACGCCCAGGTAGCCCGCCACCTGCTCGACCAGCACGTCGTGCACCAGGTCCGCCAGTTCGCCCGGGTCCTTGGCGCGCGCCTCGAGGGGCCGGCGGTACAGCACGATCCGCGCGCGCGTCGGCAGGCCCGTCCGGTCGACACCCGCCGGGACCAGCCGGGACAGCGGCACTGCCCCGTCGTGCAGCACCCCGTCGTCCTCGGGGGCACCGCCGCCGCGGATCTCCGGGACGTCGTCGACCGCGACGTCGAGCTTCGTCAGCTGGTCCCGCCACCGGGCCTCGATCGGCTCCAGCGCGTCGAGCACGAGCTGGTCGAACTTCTCCGCACGGCTGGCCGCAGCGGGCAGGCTCGCCGGGTACAGCGGCCCGCGCAGCCCGCGGCCGTGCCGGTCCCGGCGGACACGCCGCCGATGCCGGGAACTTCGAGCCATGGACACATCCGGAAGGTTACGCGTTGGCCTCGGCCCGTGGCGTCCACCGGTGCGCCTGCGCGCAGTTGCCGGGGGGAAGCGCTATCGTCTGCGATCGTGTCGAGCGTACGAAAGTGTTCGCGAACGGGGTGCCTGAACCCGGCCGTCGCCACGCTTACCTACGCCTACAGCGATTCGACCGCGGTGGTCGGTCCCCTCGCGACGGCGTCCGAGCCGCATTCCTACGACCTGTGCGAGGAGCACGCGCTCCGGCTGACCGCACCCCGGGGCTGGGAGGTCGTCCGGCACGAGGGCGAGTTCGCCGCGCCGGACCGCTCCGACGACGAGCTCACGGCGCTGGCCGAGGCCGTCCGCGAGGCCGGCCGGTCCGACAAGCCCGCCCCGCCCCCGGAGCCGGAGGGACCCTCCGGGCGGCGTGGGCACCTGCGGGTGCTGCCCGACCCGATCTCGTAGGTCACGCCGCATCCGCCCCGTGTTCCCCCGGTAGGCTCTCGGGTATCCGCAGTCCATGGACAACTCCCGGGGAGAGCGCGTGTCAGACCTGTCGGCCATCGTCAAGGCCTACGACATCCGTGGCGTCGTCGGCGAGCAACTCGACGCCGGCCTGGTTCGGGACTTCGGCGCGGCCTTCGCGTTGCTGATCAAGCCCGAGTCGCCGTCGGTGGTGATCGGCCACGACATGCGTGAGTCTTCCCCGGGGCTGGCCGCCGCGTTCGCCGAGGGTGTCACCTCGCAGGGGCTCGACGTCGTGTCGATCGGCCTGTGCAGCACCGACGAGCTCTACTTCGCCTCCGGCTCGCTCAACCTGCCCGGCGCGATGTTCACGGCCAGCCACAACCCGGCCAAGTACAACGGCATCAAGCTCTGCCGCGCGGGCGCCGCCCCGGTGGGGCAGGAGTCCGGGCTCGCCGAGATCCGCGACACCGTCGAGCAGGGTGTGCCGGAGTTCGCCGGGCAGCCCGGCAGCGTCACCGAGCGGGACGTGCTGCCGGACTACGCCGCCTACCTGCGCCGGCTCGTGGACCTCTCCGGCAGCCGCCCGCTGAAGATCGTCGTGGACGCCGGCAACGGCATGGGTGGCCACACGGTTCCGACGGTCTTCGAGGGCCTGCCCATCGAGATCGTGCCGATGTACTTCGAGCTCGACGGCAGCTTCCCCAACCACGAGGCCAATCCCCTGGACCCGAAGAACCTGGTCGACCTGCAGGCCAAGGTCCGCGAGGTGGGTGCGGACGCCGGGCTGGCCTTCGACGGCGATGCCGACCGCTGCTTCGTCGTCGACGAGAACGGCGACCCGGTGTCACCGAGCGCCGTCACCGCGCTGGTCGCGGTGCGCGAGCTGGCCAAGGAGCCGGGCGCGACGATCATCCACAACCTGATCACCTCGCAGGCGGTGCCGGAGATCGTCGCCGAAAACGGGGGCAAGCCGGTGCGCACCCGGGTCGGGCACTCGTTCATCAAGCAGGAGATGGCCACGACCGGCGCGATCTTCGGCGGCGAGCACTCCGCCCACTACTACTTCCGCGACTTCTGGCGCGCCGACACCGGCATGCTGGCCGCCCTGCACGTGCTGGCCGCGCTCGGCGAGCAGGACGGGCCGCTGTCCGAGCTGACCGCGGAGTACTCGCGGTACGCGGCCTCCGGCGAGATCAACTCGACCGTGGACGACCAGGTCGCCAAGCAGCTCGCGGTCAAGGACGCGTTCGCGCGCCGTCCCGGCGCCGAGATCGACGAGGTGGACGGCCTGACGGTGAAGCTGCCCGGCAAGGCGTGGTTCAACCTGCGCCCGTCCAACACCGAGCCGCTGCTGCGGCTCAACGTCGAGGCCGCCGACGCCGACGCGGTCCGCGCGCTGACCGACGAAGTCCTCGCGATCGTTCGCAGCTAGGGAGGTACCCCCATGGCAGTCGCGCTCGATGCCCAGTTGCTGGAGATCCTGGCGTGCCCGTCGGACGACCACGCGCCGCTGCGGCCGGGAACGGCGAGCGACCCGGAGGCCGACGCGCTGACGTGCACCTCCTGCGGCCGTGAGTTCCCGGTCCGGGACGGGATCCCGGTCCTGCTGCTCGACGAGGCCACGCTTCCAGGTGAGTCCCGTGCCGATGGTGCTTGACGACACGCTCCTGGACGACCCCGCGCGCCTGGCGGAGGCCGACACGGCAGGACTGCTCAGGGCCGCGGCGATGGCGGGCGC
The sequence above is a segment of the Amycolatopsis viridis genome. Coding sequences within it:
- a CDS encoding ABC transporter ATP-binding protein, with the protein product MTSFDDRTTADPVLSVEDLSVTFPSDDGPVQAVRGVSYQLGRGEVLGVVGESGSGKSVTSMAVMGLLPRTARVEGRIDFKGQNLLEISEKEMTRVRGSGIAMVFQDPMTSLNPVYPVGDQIAEAITAHHDVRRDVARKEAVELLDLVRIPNPKQRATEYPHQLSGGMRQRVVIAIAIANRPEVIIADEPTTALDVTVQAQVLDALQAAKQETGAAMVLITHDLGVIAGQADRVQVMYAGKVVESGTVDDIFYTPRMPYTLGLLGSLPRLDIKTDRLTPIAGSPPSVVNMPPGCPFSPRCPMAAEICDQEEPVLEPTTDGRHTAACHFSDQLAGREATDLFNPTSVDDVDAVAAVIPGEKTE
- a CDS encoding ABC transporter permease; the encoded protein is MPERSTTETAATAQLADNAPKPQVEREFTVRERGQFQLVLRRFLQHRLAVASLVLLLLIVLLAYVGGWLWKYGPDDITPDNSQPPSGAHPFGTDAVGKDMLANVLRGTQISLQISVLVAIFSTVVGTIWGAVAGYYRGWIDTVLMRISDLVLTLPLLAVAAVLAHNVGGSWWLIAVVIAGLYWAYVSRVARGVVLSLREKEFVEAARALGAGDARIIFRHLVPNALGSVIVNATILVSIGILLETALSFLGFGVRPPDTSLGLLVSAAQTAVDTRPWLFYFPGLFIILIALTINFIGDGLRDAFDPQQTKVRA
- a CDS encoding ABC transporter permease, which codes for MLAFALRRLLVSVPILVLSTFLVFVMVSLSANPLDPLITRNPPPPPQTLAAEAHRLHLDQPLMERYWNWITGIFRGDFGPSVNSTTDIGHEILSRFGVTFRLIFLAMIIALILAIVVGAVSAVKQYSKLDYTATFFGFLFLSMPAFWLAVLLKQAGISINNSTGGQVFYTIGASSIYVQGGFWAHLGDVLGHMILPTISLALISYASWSRFQRGSMLEVLNSDYVRLARAKGLSRGVVMRRHALRNALIPLTTVTALDLASIISGAVVTEKVFQWQGAGSFLLDAISQSDVYAVEAWLLISATFVILFNLVADLLYGVLDPRIRHA
- a CDS encoding ABC transporter family substrate-binding protein, which encodes MLGKTKSRAAGIGALAATAALVLAACGGGGGGNSGVQTGQAFAQCDSSPNTCNSAAADQLQDGGDVTMAIEKNIANWNVTSAEGNVFETGMVTKGLLPYTYYTSPDLKPVLNPDFVTSADITSTNPQTVVYKLNPKAVWSDGTPFNADDFIYNWKVQNGKDCPDCAPANTSGYEQISSVVGSDNGKTVTVTFAKPYTDWKNLWSSSGAIYPAHLAAQHGDLNSPAGLAESYKWFGETVPTWSGGPWKVDNFQNNVSLTMVPNPSWWGAKPHLSRVIFRIITDASQEPTALQNHEVQVIYPQPQVDLVNQVRNIPGVSSYIGLGLTWEHIDFNLKNPALANKALRQALFTAVDVQATINKTVGQFTNKVKPLGSHNFVPGQEGYKDVVSATGQGSGDINKAKQILTGAGYKLQGNQLIDPSGAPVPTLRMRYTVGNQIRQNECELFQQAASQLGVKVDIVPTDSLGKTTSSGDFDVIVFAWVASPFPFNNAAQNWPSGSASNYGKYSNPQVDSLIAQSNTETDQAKATDALNQADQLMSEDAYVLPLYQKPTFIASYDNVANVRNNSTLDGPVYNMQEWGIRKG
- the mshB gene encoding N-acetyl-1-D-myo-inositol-2-amino-2-deoxy-alpha-D-glucopyranoside deacetylase yields the protein MTTTADRRLLLVHAHPDDESITTGGTIARYAAEGVDVTLVTCTLGEEGEIIPKGLDQLGAWAGDQLGGYRSGELAAAGRALGLTRQCYLGGIGRWRDSGMAGTPSAEHPRAFSGGDQREQAAQLRAVLDEVRPQVVVTYDAFGGYGHPDHVQAHAVTMIAAADAPYVRRVFHIAASRDALARGVARLREEPGLPWRLPADGELPTTPDEEITTAIDVRGHLDAKIAALAAHETQVSVRPPAFALSNGIAQPIGEVEHYVLVHGPAEGAGHDLFGGL
- a CDS encoding site-2 protease family protein; protein product: MQRSAVRPSPVFFGILALTVVGGLLATFGEPRTDDTMTVAGVFILVVGGWALSLTLHEFGHAFVAYKGGDYEVVSKGYLNMDVRRYTDPVLSLLLPLLFLVIGGIPLPGGAVWINRWALRNRAFASWTSLAGPLTNLLFGIVLAVAVQLVPMPITLLVGLSFLALLQIATFVLNILPVPGLDGYGAIEPYLSPDAREFGAKARPWAPLILFALLFAVPAVGAAFWEVVYWLYGVCGGNAYTARLGGQTFQFWR
- a CDS encoding WhiB family transcriptional regulator; the protein is MGELVDLFDNDEPPEWQDRALCAQTDPEAFFPEKGGSTREAKRICQGCEVKGECLEYALAHDERFGIWGGLSERERRKLKKRAV
- a CDS encoding metallopeptidase family protein, with translation MARSSRHRRRVRRDRHGRGLRGPLYPASLPAAASRAEKFDQLVLDALEPIEARWRDQLTKLDVAVDDVPEIRGGGAPEDDGVLHDGAVPLSRLVPAGVDRTGLPTRARIVLYRRPLEARAKDPGELADLVHDVLVEQVAGYLGVEPDVIEGE
- a CDS encoding DUF3499 domain-containing protein, with translation MSSVRKCSRTGCLNPAVATLTYAYSDSTAVVGPLATASEPHSYDLCEEHALRLTAPRGWEVVRHEGEFAAPDRSDDELTALAEAVREAGRSDKPAPPPEPEGPSGRRGHLRVLPDPIS